One genomic window of Clostridium taeniosporum includes the following:
- a CDS encoding DUF3990 domain-containing protein: MIVYHGSEKKIERPINKGSRKGTDFGSGFYCTKSLLMAKSWCALRNGQYVNKYDLDLTNLKVKEYNLDLEWLIFVCYNRSNIDISIENQDYDVIIGPTADDKLYRTVQNFLDNVYSVDETLNILNCMKIDKQINLVSKKALKNLKFLGVVELTLKEIFNIKENEMLNLSTLNNKVFKARRTSNKDVYYIDLQEK; encoded by the coding sequence ATGATTGTATATCATGGTAGTGAAAAAAAGATAGAAAGACCTATTAATAAAGGAAGTAGAAAAGGAACAGATTTTGGTTCAGGATTTTATTGTACAAAAAGTTTGTTAATGGCAAAATCATGGTGTGCTCTTAGAAATGGACAGTATGTAAATAAATATGATTTAGATTTAACGAATTTAAAAGTTAAGGAGTACAATTTAGATTTAGAGTGGTTAATATTTGTTTGTTACAATAGATCAAACATAGATATAAGTATTGAAAATCAAGATTATGATGTGATTATAGGACCAACTGCAGATGATAAGTTATATAGAACGGTGCAAAATTTTTTAGATAATGTATATAGCGTTGATGAAACATTAAATATATTAAATTGTATGAAGATTGATAAGCAAATAAATTTAGTGTCTAAAAAAGCATTAAAAAATCTTAAATTTTTAGGTGTAGTTGAATTGACATTAAAAGAGATATTTAATATAAAAGAAAATGAAATGTTAAATTTAAGTACATTAAATAATAAGGTATTTAAAGCTAGAAGAACTTCAAATAAAGATGTTTATTATATTGATTTACAGGAGAAATGA
- a CDS encoding helix-turn-helix transcriptional regulator: MEISRKTNLKTICNIKCKDGFGVMTCYHVFPGIDLIFNDFHCYHCEEAHNLKSELIEINHCHKGRYESIFDGSKYEYLREGDLSYNIVGSNYESGGFPMGYYEGCSILIDYSIAKKFFLCNYNDLNIDLGKMKRLLFNNNWYFIEKAKPEIENIFKDLYNTPSINKLYFYKLKVLEVLLFLSKCRDVKNQEKSYYYTKEQVDLIKDVRDSIFQHYNKKITVKELSNIYNVSTTFLQNGFKDILGKTVAEYIREFRIYKAAKMIKETNESIMEIALCVGYDNPSKFAYTFKKVMGSTPLKYRNNP, from the coding sequence ATGGAAATATCCAGAAAAACAAATTTAAAAACCATATGTAATATTAAATGTAAAGATGGATTTGGAGTTATGACATGTTATCATGTTTTTCCAGGAATAGATTTGATTTTCAATGATTTTCATTGTTATCATTGTGAAGAAGCTCATAACTTGAAGAGTGAATTGATAGAAATTAATCATTGTCATAAAGGAAGGTATGAAAGTATTTTTGATGGCAGTAAATATGAATATTTAAGAGAAGGAGATTTATCATACAATATTGTTGGATCTAACTATGAATCAGGTGGATTTCCAATGGGATATTATGAAGGATGTTCAATACTAATAGATTATTCTATAGCAAAAAAATTTTTTTTATGTAATTATAATGATTTAAACATTGATTTAGGCAAGATGAAAAGATTATTGTTTAATAATAATTGGTATTTTATTGAAAAAGCAAAACCAGAAATTGAAAATATTTTTAAAGATTTATATAATACACCATCAATTAATAAATTATATTTTTATAAATTAAAAGTGTTAGAAGTATTATTGTTTTTAAGTAAATGTAGAGATGTAAAAAATCAAGAAAAATCTTATTATTATACAAAAGAACAAGTTGATTTGATTAAGGATGTTAGAGATTCAATTTTTCAACATTATAATAAAAAAATAACAGTAAAGGAATTATCAAATATTTATAATGTAAGTACAACCTTTTTGCAAAATGGATTTAAAGATATTTTAGGCAAAACAGTGGCAGAGTATATTAGAGAATTTCGAATATATAAAGCAGCAAAAATGATAAAAGAGACAAATGAAAGTATTATGGAAATTGCATTATGTGTGGGATATGACAATCCAAGTAAGTTTGCTTATACATTTAAAAAAGTTATGGGAAGTACCCCACTTAAGTATAGAAATAATCCTTAA
- the msrB gene encoding peptide-methionine (R)-S-oxide reductase MsrB, whose translation MSSIKLATFAGGCFWCMVKPFDKYDGILKVVVGYTGGNIINPTYEQVCNMDTGHYEAVEITYDEDIIDYIELVEAFFGSIDPTDEGGQFNDRGDSYKTAVFYHDDNQKRIVEEYIKQLENSGVYDKDIATKLIKAEFFYPAEEYHQDYYKKNPLRYKLYYKGSGRECYIKKHLEKNEEEKENLKQRLTDIQYAVTQENATEPPFRNEYNDNYEEGIYVDIVTGKPLFSSKDKFDSGCGWPAFSKPINNGYVKEIEDYSHGIIRTEVRSKNSNSHLGHVFNDGPKELGGLRYCINSSSLKFIPKNKMEEEGYGKWLDKI comes from the coding sequence ATGAGTTCAATTAAACTAGCAACTTTTGCAGGTGGATGTTTTTGGTGTATGGTTAAACCTTTTGATAAATATGATGGTATATTGAAAGTAGTTGTAGGATATACTGGTGGAAACATAATAAATCCAACGTATGAACAAGTATGTAACATGGATACAGGACATTATGAAGCAGTGGAAATAACTTATGATGAAGATATAATAGATTATATAGAACTTGTAGAAGCTTTCTTCGGAAGTATTGATCCAACTGATGAAGGTGGTCAATTTAATGATAGAGGAGATAGTTACAAGACAGCAGTATTTTATCATGATGATAATCAAAAAAGAATTGTTGAAGAATATATAAAGCAACTAGAAAATAGTGGAGTTTATGATAAAGATATTGCTACTAAGTTGATAAAAGCTGAGTTTTTTTATCCAGCAGAGGAGTATCATCAAGATTATTACAAGAAAAATCCTTTAAGATATAAACTTTATTATAAAGGGTCAGGTAGAGAGTGTTATATTAAAAAACATTTAGAGAAAAATGAAGAAGAAAAAGAAAATTTAAAACAGAGGTTAACAGATATTCAATATGCTGTTACTCAAGAGAATGCTACAGAACCACCTTTTAGAAATGAGTACAATGACAATTATGAAGAGGGGATATATGTAGATATTGTAACTGGAAAGCCTCTTTTTTCATCTAAAGATAAATTTGATTCAGGGTGTGGATGGCCAGCTTTTTCAAAACCAATAAATAATGGTTATGTAAAAGAAATTGAGGATTATAGTCATGGAATTATAAGAACAGAGGTAAGAAGTAAAAATAGCAATTCACATCTTGGTCATGTGTTTAATGATGGACCAAAAGAGCTTGGAGGACTTAGATATTGTATAAATTCTTCTTCTTTAAAATTTATTCCAAAGAATAAAATGGAAGAAGAGGGTTATGGAAAATGGTTAGATAAAATATAG
- the mscL gene encoding large conductance mechanosensitive channel protein MscL encodes MKKFLSEFKQFALKGSVIDLAVGVLIGGAFQGIVKSLTNDIISPLIGMFANKDFSELTFEIFGAVIKYGSFITAVINFLIMAFLIFLLVKGMNKLSDLGKKDIVEEEKEITTKECPFCYSEIDIKATRCPKCTSQLEMKEEA; translated from the coding sequence ATGAAGAAATTTTTGAGTGAATTTAAACAATTTGCATTAAAGGGAAGTGTGATTGATTTAGCAGTAGGTGTATTAATAGGTGGTGCATTTCAAGGTATAGTAAAATCTTTAACAAATGATATAATATCTCCATTAATAGGTATGTTTGCTAATAAAGATTTTAGTGAGTTGACTTTTGAAATTTTCGGTGCAGTTATTAAATACGGCTCATTTATAACTGCAGTAATAAATTTTTTAATAATGGCATTTTTAATATTTTTACTTGTTAAAGGTATGAATAAATTAAGTGATTTAGGTAAAAAAGACATTGTTGAAGAAGAAAAAGAAATTACAACTAAAGAATGTCCTTTTTGCTACAGTGAAATTGATATAAAAGCAACTCGTTGTCCAAAGTGTACATCTCAATTAGAAATGAAGGAAGAGGCATAA
- a CDS encoding ABC transporter ATP-binding protein — protein sequence MKEKSDEKISILSFAGNYKYLTILGCILSGVSAILALVPYLYIWKVVYEIFMALPNINNASNVAYYGWMAVAFSVGAILIYFIALMCTHLSAFRIARNMRSKALHHMVKLPLGYFAENGSGKLRRIIDESSGQTETFLAHQLPDLVGAIVTPVGMLVLLLVFDWRLGLISLIPIAISFVFLSRMIGENMKSSIKEYQNALEDMNNEAVEYVRGIPVVKTFGQSIFSFKNFHDAIMRYKKWTVNYTISLRIPVCNFTVAVNGIFAFLIPAGILLIGSAVDYKTFLLNFIFYIIFTPIITVMVNRIMFMGENTMIAKDATKRVLYILNEKILEETKNPKKPKDSIIKFNNVSFTYKDAAKPAVKNLSFKIKDGSTVALVGPSGGGKTTVASLIPRFWDVDTGSITIGGVDIRDIETRDLMNMISFVFQETKLFKESLFENIRLSKPNATRKEVLEAAKAAQCEEIFGKFPNGIDTIIGTKGVYLSGGEAQRIALARAILKDAPIVLLDEATAFADPENEYKIQLAFENLTKGKTVLMIAHRLSTIQNADCIMVLKDGEVVETGTHSKLIKNGEIYASMWKNYESSITWRVENSYIKNKRKEGVLND from the coding sequence ATGAAAGAAAAAAGTGATGAAAAAATTAGTATACTTTCATTTGCAGGAAATTATAAATATTTAACAATATTAGGATGTATCCTGTCAGGAGTCAGTGCAATATTAGCACTTGTGCCATATTTATATATATGGAAGGTGGTATATGAGATATTTATGGCATTACCTAATATTAATAATGCTTCAAATGTTGCATATTATGGTTGGATGGCAGTAGCTTTTTCAGTTGGAGCAATTTTAATATATTTTATAGCCCTTATGTGTACTCATTTATCAGCTTTTAGAATTGCAAGAAATATGAGAAGTAAGGCACTTCATCATATGGTAAAATTACCACTTGGATATTTTGCAGAGAATGGAAGTGGGAAGCTTCGTAGAATAATCGATGAAAGTTCAGGTCAAACAGAGACATTTTTAGCCCATCAATTACCGGATTTAGTAGGTGCAATTGTAACTCCAGTTGGCATGTTAGTACTTTTATTGGTATTTGATTGGAGATTAGGACTAATTAGTTTAATTCCTATTGCTATTTCATTTGTATTTTTAAGTAGAATGATAGGAGAAAATATGAAATCATCTATAAAAGAATATCAAAATGCATTAGAGGATATGAATAATGAGGCTGTAGAATATGTAAGAGGAATACCTGTGGTTAAGACATTTGGACAAAGTATATTTTCATTTAAGAATTTTCATGATGCAATTATGAGATATAAAAAATGGACAGTAAATTACACTATATCACTTAGAATTCCTGTGTGTAATTTTACTGTAGCTGTTAATGGAATTTTTGCATTTTTAATTCCAGCTGGTATTTTATTAATTGGAAGTGCAGTAGATTATAAAACATTTTTATTAAATTTTATATTTTATATTATATTTACTCCGATTATTACTGTTATGGTAAATCGTATAATGTTTATGGGAGAAAATACTATGATAGCTAAAGATGCAACTAAACGTGTTTTGTATATATTAAATGAAAAAATATTAGAAGAGACAAAAAATCCTAAGAAACCAAAAGATTCAATTATTAAATTTAATAATGTTTCTTTTACTTATAAAGATGCAGCTAAACCAGCAGTTAAGAATTTATCATTTAAGATAAAGGATGGATCAACAGTAGCATTGGTTGGACCATCAGGAGGTGGTAAAACAACGGTTGCAAGTTTGATTCCAAGATTTTGGGATGTAGATACAGGAAGTATAACAATTGGTGGTGTAGATATAAGAGATATTGAGACGAGAGATTTAATGAATATGATATCTTTTGTGTTCCAAGAAACAAAGTTATTTAAGGAAAGTCTTTTTGAAAATATTAGATTATCAAAGCCTAATGCTACAAGAAAAGAAGTATTAGAGGCTGCAAAAGCAGCGCAGTGTGAAGAAATATTTGGAAAATTCCCAAATGGAATAGATACAATTATTGGAACTAAAGGAGTATATTTATCAGGAGGAGAAGCTCAACGTATTGCTTTAGCAAGAGCGATTTTAAAAGATGCTCCAATTGTACTTCTTGATGAAGCAACAGCCTTTGCAGATCCAGAAAATGAATATAAAATACAGCTTGCTTTTGAAAATTTGACAAAAGGTAAAACTGTGCTTATGATTGCACATAGGTTATCAACTATACAAAATGCAGATTGTATTATGGTATTAAAAGATGGAGAAGTTGTAGAGACAGGTACTCATAGTAAGTTAATTAAAAATGGTGAAATTTATGCTTCAATGTGGAAAAATTATGAAAGTTCTATTACTTGGAGAGTAGAAAATTCTTATATTAAAAATAAAAGAAAGGAGGGTGTTTTAAATGATTAA
- a CDS encoding ABC transporter ATP-binding protein: MINYLKYKFALSEQGAKDLIKASIACTLTNLSLMFPIGIIYILLEEMIVPILKGGTPSFNLAKYIALSIVALILIFVFEYFQYNKTFFASYTESANKRISLAEQLRKLPLSFFGKKDLSDLTTTIMGDCAGLETAFSHYIPELIGAVLSVIIASIGLFVMDYKLSIALLWVIPVAFIIVIIGKSKQDKVNNIKKQIKLDYGDNIQECIETIRELKANNKSDSYLKELDKKLKKSESIQIKGELNTAMFVISAQMLLKLGIATVVLVGGMNLLKGETDLLTFLMFLIAASRIFEPLSTSLTNLAAIFNTLLQIKRMQEIEGQNIQTGIDNATYNGYDICFENVGFSYNDNEQVLNDVSFIAKQGEITALVGPSGGGKSTATKLAARFWDIDKGKIFLGGTDIAQVDPEHLLKNYSIVFQDVVLFNNTVMENIRIGRRNATDEEVIKVAKAARCEEFISKMPQGYKTIIGENGCTLSGGERQRLSIARALLKDAPVVLLDEATASLDVENETKIQEAISELIKNKTVLVIAHRMRTVSGADKIVVLSGGRVAEMGSPKELLDDDGIYANMVRLQKKSSEWKLIK, from the coding sequence ATGATTAATTATCTGAAGTATAAATTTGCATTAAGTGAACAAGGAGCAAAGGATTTAATTAAAGCAAGTATTGCTTGCACTTTAACAAACTTAAGTTTAATGTTTCCAATTGGAATTATATATATCCTTTTAGAAGAAATGATAGTACCTATATTAAAAGGAGGAACTCCATCATTCAATTTGGCAAAATATATAGCACTTTCAATAGTAGCATTAATTCTTATATTTGTATTTGAATATTTTCAATATAATAAAACGTTTTTTGCTTCATATACAGAAAGTGCCAATAAGAGAATATCTTTAGCAGAACAATTAAGGAAATTACCATTATCTTTTTTTGGTAAAAAAGATTTATCAGATTTAACAACAACTATAATGGGAGATTGTGCAGGTCTTGAAACAGCTTTTTCTCATTATATTCCGGAATTAATAGGTGCTGTATTATCTGTCATTATTGCTTCAATTGGTTTATTTGTTATGGACTATAAATTATCAATAGCACTTTTGTGGGTTATACCAGTAGCATTTATAATTGTAATTATTGGCAAATCAAAGCAAGATAAAGTAAATAATATAAAAAAACAAATAAAGCTTGATTATGGTGATAATATTCAAGAATGTATTGAAACCATTCGTGAACTTAAGGCTAATAATAAAAGTGATAGTTATCTAAAAGAACTAGATAAAAAATTAAAAAAGTCTGAGAGTATCCAAATTAAGGGGGAACTTAATACAGCAATGTTTGTTATTTCAGCACAGATGCTTTTAAAACTTGGCATTGCAACAGTTGTATTAGTTGGAGGGATGAACTTATTAAAAGGAGAGACGGATTTACTAACTTTTCTTATGTTTTTAATTGCTGCCTCTAGAATCTTTGAGCCACTTTCTACATCACTTACTAATCTTGCAGCTATATTTAATACACTACTGCAAATAAAGCGTATGCAAGAAATTGAAGGTCAAAATATTCAAACAGGAATAGATAATGCCACATACAATGGATATGATATTTGTTTTGAAAATGTTGGATTTTCTTATAATGATAATGAACAAGTGTTAAATGATGTATCATTTATAGCAAAGCAAGGAGAAATTACTGCATTAGTAGGTCCAAGCGGTGGAGGTAAAAGTACTGCAACTAAGTTAGCAGCACGATTTTGGGATATTGATAAAGGCAAGATCTTTTTAGGTGGTACTGATATTGCACAGGTTGATCCTGAACATTTGCTTAAAAATTATTCTATAGTATTTCAAGATGTAGTTTTATTTAATAATACTGTTATGGAAAATATTCGTATAGGTAGAAGAAATGCTACAGATGAAGAGGTTATTAAAGTGGCTAAAGCTGCAAGATGTGAAGAATTCATATCTAAAATGCCACAAGGGTATAAGACTATTATTGGTGAAAATGGTTGTACATTATCTGGAGGAGAAAGACAAAGATTGTCTATTGCAAGAGCATTATTAAAGGATGCTCCAGTTGTACTCTTAGATGAAGCAACAGCATCGCTTGATGTAGAAAATGAGACAAAGATTCAAGAAGCCATTAGTGAACTTATCAAGAATAAAACTGTTCTTGTTATAGCTCATAGAATGAGAACAGTCTCAGGAGCTGATAAAATTGTAGTATTAAGTGGTGGACGTGTAGCAGAAATGGGATCACCAAAAGAATTATTAGATGATGATGGAATTTATGCTAATATGGTAAGGTTACAAAAGAAAAGTAGTGAATGGAAGTTAATTAAATAA